In Phragmites australis chromosome 16, lpPhrAust1.1, whole genome shotgun sequence, one DNA window encodes the following:
- the LOC133895006 gene encoding GDSL esterase/lipase At5g03600-like produces the protein MMKVLFAGCLLFLLLNVAHVECRVAPVESRRHDDDSSPDRLYKLFIFGDSIADDGNVPNPGLNRGSRAWYYPYGMSDDDHDNSPTGRFSNNMVQSDFLAKILGHDESPPPYAAHKARRGKKSNRINSSGMNFANASSGAVYLVPTLGAQIDQFSSLVSDGVITERDLDESVALVAYSGRDYGRISNSASDDYIARFADDVTEEIAGIVKQLQELGVPKVLVNSVPPLGCTPWMSRFTNYDHCDKRGNMISDAHNTALLDKLGKEKNVMLLDVNTMFTELVSPKPGSTLSKQFKYMYQPCCESIDASGYCGQYDGNRPLFRLCRNPDEYFYWDYIHPTHAGWKAVMQLLQGPIMAFLGISNLNHF, from the exons ATGATGAAGGTTCTCTTCGCCGGCTGCTTGCTCTTCCTGCTCTTGAATG TTGCTCATGTGGAGTGCCGAGTCGCTCCTGTGGAGTCCCGGCGCCACGACGATGACAGCTCCCCCGACCGGTTGTACAAGCTGTTCATATTCGGAGACTCCATTGCCGACGACGGCAACGTCCCGAACCCAGGCTTGAACCGGGGTTCTCGTGCTTGGTACTACCCCTACGGCATGTCGGACGACGACCACGACAATAGTCCAACTGGCCGCTTTTCCAACAACATGGTCCAATCTGATTTTCTCG CCAAGATTCTGGGGCACGACGAGTCTCCTCCGCCGTACGCGGCGCACAAGGCACGGCGGGGGAAGAAGAGCAACCGCATCAACTCGTCCGGCATGAACTTCGCCAACGCCAGCTCCGGTGCCGTGTACCTGGTGCCGACGCTCGGCGCGCAGATCGACCAATTCAGTAGTCTGGTCTCGGACGGCGTCATCACAGAACGGGACCTCGACGAGTCGGTCGCGCTCGTTGCCTACTCCGGCCGTGACTATGGACGCATCAGCAACTCGGCCAGCGATGACTAC ATCGCTCGCTTCGCCGACGACGTGACGGAGGAGATTGCAGGAATCGTGAAGCAGCTACAGGAGCTCGGTGTGCCCAAGGTGCTGGTGAACTCGGTACCCCCGCTCGGCTGCACGCCGTGGATGTCCAGGTTCACCAACTACGACCATTGCGATAAGCGCGGCAACATGATCTCGGACGCACACAACACGGCTCTCCTAGATAAGCTAGGCAAAGAGAAAAACGTTATGCTGCTCGATGTGAACACCATGTTCACCGAGCTTGTCAGCCCCAAACCAG GGTCGACGTTGTCGAAGCAGTTCAAGTACATGTACCAGCCGTGCTGCGAGAGCATCGACGCAAGCGGCTACTGCGGACAATATGATGGCAACCGCCCGCTGTTCCGGCTGTGCCGCAACCCGGACGAGTATTTCTACTGGGACTACATCCACCCGACGCATGCAGGCTGGAAGGCTGTCATGCAGCTGCTCCAAGGGCCCATCATGGCTTTCCTCGGCATCTCAAACCTCAACCACTTTTAA
- the LOC133895345 gene encoding zinc finger BED domain-containing protein RICESLEEPER 2-like isoform X1 has protein sequence MDHLDGHDSDDMKVGASSDGASRLRKKRSKVWDEYKPILVNGAIQSAECRYCHIHMSCKGADGQSNGTSHLWRHQKICRAKEGLGLIQQQQDTDFPYVVVNDVDPVDQILPDSLDDINLLTHSESSKFRSKVWKDFIPFYVEGRIQGADCVHCHKRLSAEKGRSHLNRHTQTCPVRGGTSVNHQKGVLFQSSVPSLKSRFQDELSPALTNGRVQIAEYASKFLKTSSGDRSPMDHHVLALPAMDGMNPTEQNTSSAQTAPNISRKFDQEASYQELTRMIVLHGYPLSIVEHEEMRRFAKSLNPAFNMASSIDIEEYSTLLFQKEKSELKEKIALLPHRVSLSASVWVHGAEASVKYLCLAVHFIDSDWKLQRRIIKFGVFSSSPTSLERMIHFKEACALDSDSGPFNVIQEAIRDWNLDQKHFSLTSVSEIRNDESTSKLMDLLIQRKCLPVRGELYNIACVDDVLNSIISKGQPVLHLVGDILERFIKEHMSSSLTRQQLLEVVTHMGLKCPQEDAKWWHKIYFRLEVFLQFKKAFPSEELLSAEDTKTVESVCKILRAFYRAVEVISGSACPTANTYFNELWKVRATLQEEASTDHTELANMVWEMQEAFSEYWQNSYMWLSIPVVLDPRFKITFIEFRLKRAFGTDADKYVSAIRDTIRELFHEYCGPVDKPGVDISNRETRDVELDGFDSDSLEDWDEHLNAQTRSQLLTELDNYLEDGLVPRKDDFDILNWWMSNSTKYPTLSIMARDVLAMPASAVHFEAALSSEGPVIHKQWSTLNIKTIEALVCTRDWIK, from the exons ATGGATCACTTGGACGGGCATGACAGCGATGACATGAAAGTAGGGGCATCTTCTGATGGTGCCTCCAGACTCAGAAAGAAGAGGTCTAAAGTGTGGGATGAGTACAAGCCCATCCTTGTAAACGGAGCCATCCAGAGCGCGGAATGCCGCTACTGCCATATCCACATGAGTTGCAAAGGCGCTGATGGGCAGTCCAATGGTACAAGCCATTTGTGGCGACACCAGAAAATTTGTCGAGCAAAAGAGGGATTGGGCCTGATCCAGCAGCAACAGGATACTGACTTTCCATATG TAGTGGTGAATGACGTTGACCCGGTGGACCAGATTCTTCCAGATTCACTTGATGACATTAATTTGTTAACTCATAGTGAGAGCAGCAAATTCAGGTCAAAGGTATGGAAGGATTTTATACCATTCTATGTTGAAGGGAGAATCCAGGGTGCTGACTGTGTCCACTGCCACAAGCGACTCAGTGCAGAAAAAGGCAGAAGCCATTTGAACCGACATACTCAAACTTGTCCAGTGCGAGGTGGAACTAGTGTAAATCATCAGAAGGGTGTGTTGTTCCAGTCCAGTGTACCAAGTTTGAAGTCTAGGTTTCAAGATGAGCTTTCACCTGCCTTGACAAATGGTAGGGTTCAGATTGCAGAATATGCTAGCAAGTTCCTCAAGACCAGCTCTGGTGATAGAAGCCCTATGGACCACCACGTTCTAGCTTTACCAGcaatggatgggatgaatcctacAGAACAAAATACCTCATCAGCTCAGACTGCTCCGAATATAAGTAGGAAATTTGACCAAGAAGCATCTTATCAAGAGCTAACTAGAATGATTGTTTTACATGGCTACCCCTTGTCAATTGTGGAGCATGAAGAAATGAGAAGGTTTGCAAAGAGCCTTAACCCTGCATTTAACATGGCTTCAAGCATTGATATAGAAGAGTATTCAACTCTTTTGTTTCAGAAAGAAAAGTCTGAGCTTAAGGAAAAAATTGCACTTTTACCCCATCGGGTTTCCCTATCAGCAAGTGTGTGGGTTCATGGAGCTGAGGCCTCAGTGAAGTATCTTTGTTTAGCAGTGCATTTTATTGATTCAGACTGGAAACTTCAAAGGAGAATCATCAAATTTGGTGTGTTTTCGTCCTCACCTACTAGTTTGGAAAGGATGATACATTTTAAGGAGGCCTGTGCACTAGATTCTGATAGTGGGCCATTTAATGTCATACAGGAAGCTATAAGAGATTGGAATCTTGATCAGAAGCATTTCAGCTTGACATCTGTCAGTGAAATTAGAAATGATGAGAGTACCTCAAAGCTGATGGACTTGCTCATTCAAAGGAAATGCCTTCCTGTTAGAGGTGAGCTATACAATATTGCTTGTGTGGATGATGTGCTTAACAGCATTATTTCAAAAGGGCAACCAGTGCTTCATCTTGTTGGTGACATACTAGAGAGATTTATTAAGGAACATATGTCCTCATCGCTGACTCGGCAGCAACTTCTAGAAGTTGTTACCCATATGGGATTGAAGTGCCCCCAGGAAGATGCGAAATGGTGGCACAAAATTTACTTTAGGCTTGAAGTTTTTCTGCAATTCAAGAAGGCATTTCCCTCTGAAGAGTTGTTATCTGCCGAAGATACCAAAACTGTTGAGTCTGTTTGCAAGATACTGAGGGCTTTTTATCGTGCTGTTGAAGTAATTTCTGGTTCTGCTTGCCCCACAGCAAATACATACTTCAATGAACTATGGAAAGTTAGGGCAACTTTGCAAGAAGAAGCATCTACTGATCACACTGAACTTGCTAACATGGTTTGGGAGATGCAGGAAGCGTTCAGTGAGTATTGGCAAAATTCATACATGTGGCTGTCAATACCTGTTGTTCTTGATCCCAGATTCAAAATTACTTTTATTGAGTTCCGTCTAAAACGAGCTTTTGGCACTGATGCAGACAAGTATGTATCTGCCATACGTGATACAATCAGGGAGCTGTTTCATGAATACTGTGGTCCTGTAGATAAGCCGGGTGTTGACATATCAAATCGTGAAACTCGTGATGTTGAATTGGATGGATTTGACAGTGATTCATTGGAAGATTGGGACGAACATCTTAATGCTCAGACAAGGAGCCAACTATTGACAGAACTTGACAACTACCTTGAAGATGGCCTTGTTCCGAGGAAGGATGATTTCGATATTCTGAACTGGTGGATGAGTAATTCTACAAAGTATCCAACCCTCTCAATTATGGCACGTGACGTCCTGGCAATGCCAGCTTCTGCTGTTCATTTTGAGGCAGCGTTAAGCAGTGAGGGACCTGTGATTCATAAGCAATGGAGCACATTAAATATCAAAACAATTGAGGCTCTCGTATGTACCCGAGATTGGATTAAATAG
- the LOC133895345 gene encoding zinc finger BED domain-containing protein RICESLEEPER 2-like isoform X2 — translation MDHLDGHDSDDMKVGASSDGASRLRKKRSKVWDEYKPILVNGAIQSAECRYCHIHMSCKGADGQSNGTSHLWRHQKICRAKEGLGLIQQQQDTDFPYVVNDVDPVDQILPDSLDDINLLTHSESSKFRSKVWKDFIPFYVEGRIQGADCVHCHKRLSAEKGRSHLNRHTQTCPVRGGTSVNHQKGVLFQSSVPSLKSRFQDELSPALTNGRVQIAEYASKFLKTSSGDRSPMDHHVLALPAMDGMNPTEQNTSSAQTAPNISRKFDQEASYQELTRMIVLHGYPLSIVEHEEMRRFAKSLNPAFNMASSIDIEEYSTLLFQKEKSELKEKIALLPHRVSLSASVWVHGAEASVKYLCLAVHFIDSDWKLQRRIIKFGVFSSSPTSLERMIHFKEACALDSDSGPFNVIQEAIRDWNLDQKHFSLTSVSEIRNDESTSKLMDLLIQRKCLPVRGELYNIACVDDVLNSIISKGQPVLHLVGDILERFIKEHMSSSLTRQQLLEVVTHMGLKCPQEDAKWWHKIYFRLEVFLQFKKAFPSEELLSAEDTKTVESVCKILRAFYRAVEVISGSACPTANTYFNELWKVRATLQEEASTDHTELANMVWEMQEAFSEYWQNSYMWLSIPVVLDPRFKITFIEFRLKRAFGTDADKYVSAIRDTIRELFHEYCGPVDKPGVDISNRETRDVELDGFDSDSLEDWDEHLNAQTRSQLLTELDNYLEDGLVPRKDDFDILNWWMSNSTKYPTLSIMARDVLAMPASAVHFEAALSSEGPVIHKQWSTLNIKTIEALVCTRDWIK, via the exons ATGGATCACTTGGACGGGCATGACAGCGATGACATGAAAGTAGGGGCATCTTCTGATGGTGCCTCCAGACTCAGAAAGAAGAGGTCTAAAGTGTGGGATGAGTACAAGCCCATCCTTGTAAACGGAGCCATCCAGAGCGCGGAATGCCGCTACTGCCATATCCACATGAGTTGCAAAGGCGCTGATGGGCAGTCCAATGGTACAAGCCATTTGTGGCGACACCAGAAAATTTGTCGAGCAAAAGAGGGATTGGGCCTGATCCAGCAGCAACAGGATACTGACTTTCCATATG TGGTGAATGACGTTGACCCGGTGGACCAGATTCTTCCAGATTCACTTGATGACATTAATTTGTTAACTCATAGTGAGAGCAGCAAATTCAGGTCAAAGGTATGGAAGGATTTTATACCATTCTATGTTGAAGGGAGAATCCAGGGTGCTGACTGTGTCCACTGCCACAAGCGACTCAGTGCAGAAAAAGGCAGAAGCCATTTGAACCGACATACTCAAACTTGTCCAGTGCGAGGTGGAACTAGTGTAAATCATCAGAAGGGTGTGTTGTTCCAGTCCAGTGTACCAAGTTTGAAGTCTAGGTTTCAAGATGAGCTTTCACCTGCCTTGACAAATGGTAGGGTTCAGATTGCAGAATATGCTAGCAAGTTCCTCAAGACCAGCTCTGGTGATAGAAGCCCTATGGACCACCACGTTCTAGCTTTACCAGcaatggatgggatgaatcctacAGAACAAAATACCTCATCAGCTCAGACTGCTCCGAATATAAGTAGGAAATTTGACCAAGAAGCATCTTATCAAGAGCTAACTAGAATGATTGTTTTACATGGCTACCCCTTGTCAATTGTGGAGCATGAAGAAATGAGAAGGTTTGCAAAGAGCCTTAACCCTGCATTTAACATGGCTTCAAGCATTGATATAGAAGAGTATTCAACTCTTTTGTTTCAGAAAGAAAAGTCTGAGCTTAAGGAAAAAATTGCACTTTTACCCCATCGGGTTTCCCTATCAGCAAGTGTGTGGGTTCATGGAGCTGAGGCCTCAGTGAAGTATCTTTGTTTAGCAGTGCATTTTATTGATTCAGACTGGAAACTTCAAAGGAGAATCATCAAATTTGGTGTGTTTTCGTCCTCACCTACTAGTTTGGAAAGGATGATACATTTTAAGGAGGCCTGTGCACTAGATTCTGATAGTGGGCCATTTAATGTCATACAGGAAGCTATAAGAGATTGGAATCTTGATCAGAAGCATTTCAGCTTGACATCTGTCAGTGAAATTAGAAATGATGAGAGTACCTCAAAGCTGATGGACTTGCTCATTCAAAGGAAATGCCTTCCTGTTAGAGGTGAGCTATACAATATTGCTTGTGTGGATGATGTGCTTAACAGCATTATTTCAAAAGGGCAACCAGTGCTTCATCTTGTTGGTGACATACTAGAGAGATTTATTAAGGAACATATGTCCTCATCGCTGACTCGGCAGCAACTTCTAGAAGTTGTTACCCATATGGGATTGAAGTGCCCCCAGGAAGATGCGAAATGGTGGCACAAAATTTACTTTAGGCTTGAAGTTTTTCTGCAATTCAAGAAGGCATTTCCCTCTGAAGAGTTGTTATCTGCCGAAGATACCAAAACTGTTGAGTCTGTTTGCAAGATACTGAGGGCTTTTTATCGTGCTGTTGAAGTAATTTCTGGTTCTGCTTGCCCCACAGCAAATACATACTTCAATGAACTATGGAAAGTTAGGGCAACTTTGCAAGAAGAAGCATCTACTGATCACACTGAACTTGCTAACATGGTTTGGGAGATGCAGGAAGCGTTCAGTGAGTATTGGCAAAATTCATACATGTGGCTGTCAATACCTGTTGTTCTTGATCCCAGATTCAAAATTACTTTTATTGAGTTCCGTCTAAAACGAGCTTTTGGCACTGATGCAGACAAGTATGTATCTGCCATACGTGATACAATCAGGGAGCTGTTTCATGAATACTGTGGTCCTGTAGATAAGCCGGGTGTTGACATATCAAATCGTGAAACTCGTGATGTTGAATTGGATGGATTTGACAGTGATTCATTGGAAGATTGGGACGAACATCTTAATGCTCAGACAAGGAGCCAACTATTGACAGAACTTGACAACTACCTTGAAGATGGCCTTGTTCCGAGGAAGGATGATTTCGATATTCTGAACTGGTGGATGAGTAATTCTACAAAGTATCCAACCCTCTCAATTATGGCACGTGACGTCCTGGCAATGCCAGCTTCTGCTGTTCATTTTGAGGCAGCGTTAAGCAGTGAGGGACCTGTGATTCATAAGCAATGGAGCACATTAAATATCAAAACAATTGAGGCTCTCGTATGTACCCGAGATTGGATTAAATAG